TCTTGTGCCCGTAAACGATGATGGCCGCGCAGGTCTGGACCGCGGTAGCCCCGCAGAGAATGTAGGAAATAACATCTTCGTACGTGCCGATGCCTGCCCCACCGATCACCGGCACTCCCAAGTTGGCCTCGGAAGCGCGGACGAGCCACTTGCGAATGATGGGAGCCTGCCAAAATCCACCGTACCCACCCATACCACCCCAATGGAGAGGCTTTTCGGTGGCAATGTCCAGATAAAGACCTTGGAATCTGCCAGTGATGACCACAGCATCGGCCCCGCCGGCAATCATGCGGCGGGCAACCTGGATCGGATCCACCCCTTCCCCCACGATCTTACCGATTACCGGAAGAGGGGTTCGTTTCCGTACCAGTTCTAAAATGGAGTAACAGAGTTCAGGATCGCGTCCAGCGACCATTCCGGTTGGCTGTCCTTTCTCCACGTGGGGACATTGCAGGTTTAGCTCGATTAGATCAGCCCCGTTCTCCGTGACCAGGTCGGTGAGCCTCGCCCAGGTCTCCGGGTCCGTCCCGGCGATGGAGGCGATCACCCGCACGTCGAAATCGTGGGCTTCCTGCGCATACCCCTTCATTTTCTTGGCATATTCTTCGGGTGGTGTGGGATTGAGGCGTTCCGTGGAGTAAAGGGAAAAATAACCGCTATTATCGATGGCTTCGGGGTGCTCTATATGCCAGCGAGGCCGGGGTTGTTTCTGGAGCCATTCGGTATAACAAAGAGTTTTGGTGACAAAGGCCGCCGCCTCACTGCGGATACACTTTTTTACCATGGACGATCCGTACGTAGGCGTCCCGGAGGCGATGATAAGCGGATTTTTCAGGACAACGTCTTTGATTTTTATTTTCAGGTCAGGCATCGACTTGAAAATCCTTTCTGATTTTACTGTACTTTTTTTATAACACAAGTCTGCTTCAAAAGCCAGGTGGGCCGAAGAATGCGAGGGGAATTTTAAATTGAATTAACTCCTCCTTCCATGCGATAATGTCTGGTAAATCATCAACCTGAAAGGATAAGAGATGATCCACAAAAAAGAATGGAAAACAAAAAAGTATTACCATGGTCCTTCCGGAGCACATCGCCGGGCTGTGTACAAAGCTATGGGGTACACGACGGATGATTTGAGCCGCCCTTTGATCGCTATCGTGAATACCTGGGGGGAAGTTTGTCCCGGCCATTACAATCTGGATCATTTAACCCGCACGGTACGCGATGGCATCTGGAAGGCCGGGGGAACTCCCCTGGAATTTGCGGCCATCTCTCAGTGCCCGACAGCCAGCCTGGGAGAGCCGATGATGCGCTACGACCTGCCAACGCGGGACCTCCTGGCCTTTGACATCGAAGCCATCATCGAGCAGCAGATCTTTGACGGAATGGTCATCCTGGTTTCCTGTGATAAAGTCGTACCCGGAGCGCTGCTGGCTGCTGCCCGCTTGGACCTCCCTTGCCTTATCCTGCCAGGTGGATGTATGGAGGTCGGTTCTTGTGAAGGCGAGCAGGTTTCCCTCTCCGACCTGGATGAGGTTATTTTCGGCGCCCTTCCTATGGGGAAGGCAGACCTGAAAAAAATTGAACTTTTGGAGGATGCGGTCTGTCCTTCACCAGGCGCCTGTCCCATCATGGGGACGGCCAATACCATGCAGTGCCTGGCTGAAGCCGTTGGCTTGACTCTTCCATTGGCCGCCACGGCCCGGGCAGTATCTGCCGAAAGATTACGTCTGGGGAAAACTTCAGGAGAAGCCATTGTCAGAATGGTTAGGCGCGGGGAAACAGCGCGTTCCATCCTCGGCGCCAAAAATTTGGAGAACATGCTCCGGGTCTGCATGGCTCTCGGAGGATCGACCAACGGAATCTTGCACATTCTGGCTCTGGCCCGGGAACTCGGCCTGGAGGGGGAAATGAATATAGAGAAGGTAGACCGCTTCAGCCGCACTACCCCTTGTATCTCCGATATCCGGCCGGTGGGGAAGTATTTCCTTCCCGACCTTCATGAGGACGGCGGAGTCCCGGCGATCATGGCTGAGTTGCAGCCATTTTTAAATTTGAAAGCCAAAGGCGCAGACGGACGCTCAGTAGCCGACTGGGTCAAATTGGGAAGGGAGAGCCTGAAGCGGGGCAGGCGGACAGTCCGTGCTCTGGATGATCCCTTGCTTGCTCACGGTGGGATTGCCGTGCTCAAAGGGAATCTGGCTCCTATCAGCTCTTTAGCGCGCATGCTTAATAACACCATTCCATCTCATCGCGGGCCGGCGCGGTGCTTTAATTCTCAGGAAGAAGCTGTGGCCGCTTTGAAAAAGGGAAAGGTCAAGGGGGGAGAAGTGATGGTGGTTCGCTACGCCGGTCCACGGGGAGCTCCAGGTATGCCAGATATTTATGCTCTTTTAGCCACGGTGGTAGGGATGGGCCTTGAAGGCAAGCTGGCCGTGGTAACCGATGGGCGATTCTCCGGGTTCGCCCGGGGGTTGGGTGTATGTCAAGTCTCGCCAGAAGCCGCCATAGGCGGCCCATTGGCTTTGGTAAAAAATGGGGATATAATCTCCATCAACCTTCCCGACCGGTCCTTGAATGCGGAAGTGTCCGGTGCCGAATGGAAAAAGCGCCGGACCGCATGGCAGCCTCCAAAGATGAAGAACGCGCCGGGCATCCTCGGCCTGTTTGCGGTCAACGCCGAGCAAGCCCACCAGGGGGCCCGGCTGGTGGCTCATCCGGCGCCGTGGAAAAAAATATAGAATCATTCACTGATCCAGCGTGAAAATGTCTTCTTATTTCTTGGAAAAACTTTCAAAGTGTTGTAGGTATTTGGACCGGAAATCGGGGTCACCCAGATTCATGGTCCCCCAGATGTATTTTCCTTTCCAGTGAAGGTCTACCTTCCCATGATAGGGGTCCTGCAAACGATAGGCGCCTTCACCAGATTTCTTCTCCAAATTTTCAGTCTGCTTCAGGTATTTCTCCATCATGTCCCGGCAGTCATTCTGATTTTTGCCCTCGATGACGAAGATCTTAAATTTCTTCCCTAAAAGCTCGTAGTCAGCGGTAAACCCCGAATGAAAAAAGGAGTAACCCAGGAAGTCTTTGGCTATGAATTTTTCCGAATTTTTATTTTTCCCCTCGGCAGGGAAGGAAGATAAAATCGCGGGAAGCGATGCTTGCCCTTCTAAATTTTGGGCAACCTTCCGGGCGAAGGTAAGCAGGATCTCCTGATCATCCGCGCCAGTGTTGTAGCTGTTAATTTTTACATAGTAGGGGCCTTTGACAAAATTCAGGACCATACTCTCGCTGTATCCCTGCGCCCCGATATTCAGGAAGTTGGCATTCGCCAGACGCTCCTGGCTGTAGATTCCGAAAGCATGATTCGGAGTCCGGTGGCGATAGATTTCAACGGTCACCGAGGCCTTCTTCTCATTCCGGTATTCGGCCACCTGCAGGTCTTGAAAATCGTACTTTAAATAGAGATCGGCGGCTCCGTTGATGTATTCGTAGATAGTTTCGGGAGAAAAAACCTGGGGTTTTTCTGCTTGTTTCCACCCGCTCGCTTCCGGAAAAACAAAAGTTTTCCCTTCCGCCAACGCATCCCCCCAGGGTGTTCTCACCCCCAGCATGAGATAAAAAGAAAGGAGGATGATGGACATCTTTACGAACCCAAAGTTTTTCATCTTTTCTTCCTCCTCCATAGCTTATCAGGCAACGAAACCAGGGGGAACTTCCCGCAGGCGGACGACATCCTGGATCCGGGCAGAAACGTTCCATCGATTTAAACATTTTACCGGACATGAGGAGCAGTCTCCACAGAGGTCGGAAGGAAGATTCAATGAGAACAAGAGATCTTGGGCTGCAACCAGATTCCGGTATCCGTAAACATACATGTAGGCTCGCATCAGGTCGGGAATTGGGAGCTGCTTGGCGCATTGGCCCAAACATTGCCCGCAGCCCTGACAGTAGAGACCCGAAAAGAGTGTGGCCCGGCGAAGGTGGTTTTTTTCCGATTGAGTGAGAGCGATATCTTTCATCACCGCCAGGTCCAGATTCATTTGGTCAAAGGTGGTGAACCCGGCGATGATGGTATGCACGTTGGGATCCTGCAAAGCCCATTTCAAGGCAGCCGGGGCGTCTATTGTTTCTGACGTATAGCTCCCACGAACATTTCCTCCGATGGTTTTCATGGCCACGACCCCCAAACCGGCTTCCGCTGCTCTGGCGATGGCCTTCTTCACTTCGGCGGCATGT
This window of the Deltaproteobacteria bacterium genome carries:
- a CDS encoding 4Fe-4S binding protein, whose product is MPDLKIKIKDVVLKNPLIIASGTPTYGSSMVKKCIRSEAAAFVTKTLCYTEWLQKQPRPRWHIEHPEAIDNSGYFSLYSTERLNPTPPEEYAKKMKGYAQEAHDFDVRVIASIAGTDPETWARLTDLVTENGADLIELNLQCPHVEKGQPTGMVAGRDPELCYSILELVRKRTPLPVIGKIVGEGVDPIQVARRMIAGGADAVVITGRFQGLYLDIATEKPLHWGGMGGYGGFWQAPIIRKWLVRASEANLGVPVIGGAGIGTYEDVISYILCGATAVQTCAAIIVYGHKIIKRWLRQISGWMDAKGYRSLADFSGRSVGKIIAPSQIPGDVPYVSRIDPDACQKCLRCLEACPYEAIAVVEKKLVVDPEKCDGCRLCVALCPQGAAEFYQK
- the ilvD gene encoding dihydroxy-acid dehydratase; the protein is MIHKKEWKTKKYYHGPSGAHRRAVYKAMGYTTDDLSRPLIAIVNTWGEVCPGHYNLDHLTRTVRDGIWKAGGTPLEFAAISQCPTASLGEPMMRYDLPTRDLLAFDIEAIIEQQIFDGMVILVSCDKVVPGALLAAARLDLPCLILPGGCMEVGSCEGEQVSLSDLDEVIFGALPMGKADLKKIELLEDAVCPSPGACPIMGTANTMQCLAEAVGLTLPLAATARAVSAERLRLGKTSGEAIVRMVRRGETARSILGAKNLENMLRVCMALGGSTNGILHILALARELGLEGEMNIEKVDRFSRTTPCISDIRPVGKYFLPDLHEDGGVPAIMAELQPFLNLKAKGADGRSVADWVKLGRESLKRGRRTVRALDDPLLAHGGIAVLKGNLAPISSLARMLNNTIPSHRGPARCFNSQEEAVAALKKGKVKGGEVMVVRYAGPRGAPGMPDIYALLATVVGMGLEGKLAVVTDGRFSGFARGLGVCQVSPEAAIGGPLALVKNGDIISINLPDRSLNAEVSGAEWKKRRTAWQPPKMKNAPGILGLFAVNAEQAHQGARLVAHPAPWKKI